A window of Cellulomonas fimi contains these coding sequences:
- the cydC gene encoding thiol reductant ABC exporter subunit CydC → MSTPVPRGTLRRAVRLLDVDLRRVALATLLGTLALGCAVALAAVSAWLIARASQMPPVLQLSVATVGVRAFGIGRGVLRYLERLVSHDVALRGMTNVRTTLYERLAAGRTAALAGVRRGDLLARVGADVDTVGDVVVRGLLPAAVAVCLGLGTVVAMCAFWLPAGLALAACLLVAGVGAPALAARASRTTERRAAAARADLSATALGLLDDAGPLTVAGRVAAERAALIAAHARVTAAADAGARPAAAAAALGQLAVGLAVLTALVTGVPAVGAGLLAPVELAVVVLTPLAAFEATSLLPAAAIQVQRSRAAAARILALLDDASADPVRASDAAPRDDVAPRPHAPARTASADGTPDRAAARRAVLRADAVSCAWPHGAAVVRGLDLELRAGRSVAVVGPSGAGKTTTLLTLAGLLPPAAGAVRLDGADVAALAREDVAAAVVAVTEDAHVFGTTVLENLRVARGDVTPDEARATLDRVGLGAWLTSLPDGLDTLVGPDARNVSGGERRRLLLARALLAPAPLLLVDEPAEHLDAATADRLVGTLLDEARGGRRGVLLVTHRVSALAAADEVLWLEDGAVAARGTHDGLLARVPGYRVALDSEQGDAGEGDGARSRVGQVGGATHG, encoded by the coding sequence GTGAGCACCCCCGTCCCGCGCGGCACCCTGCGCCGCGCCGTCCGCCTGCTCGACGTCGACCTGCGCCGCGTCGCGCTCGCGACCCTGCTCGGCACGCTCGCGCTCGGCTGCGCGGTCGCGCTCGCCGCCGTGTCGGCGTGGCTCATCGCCCGCGCGTCGCAGATGCCGCCCGTCCTCCAGCTGTCCGTCGCGACCGTCGGCGTGCGGGCGTTCGGCATCGGCCGCGGCGTGCTGCGCTACCTCGAGCGGCTGGTCTCGCACGACGTCGCGCTGCGCGGCATGACGAACGTCCGCACCACGCTGTACGAGCGGCTCGCCGCGGGCCGGACCGCTGCGCTCGCCGGGGTGCGTCGCGGCGACCTGCTCGCGCGCGTCGGCGCCGACGTGGACACCGTCGGGGACGTCGTGGTCCGCGGGCTGCTGCCCGCCGCCGTCGCGGTCTGCCTGGGCCTCGGGACGGTCGTCGCGATGTGCGCCTTCTGGCTGCCGGCGGGCCTGGCGCTCGCCGCGTGCCTGCTCGTCGCGGGCGTCGGCGCCCCCGCGCTGGCCGCACGCGCCTCCCGCACGACCGAGCGGCGCGCCGCCGCCGCGCGCGCCGACCTGTCCGCGACCGCGCTGGGGCTGCTCGACGACGCCGGACCGCTGACCGTCGCCGGCCGCGTCGCCGCCGAGCGCGCGGCGCTCATCGCGGCCCACGCGCGGGTCACGGCCGCTGCGGACGCCGGGGCCCGTCCCGCCGCCGCCGCTGCCGCGCTCGGTCAGCTCGCCGTCGGTCTCGCCGTGCTGACGGCGCTCGTGACGGGGGTCCCCGCGGTGGGCGCCGGCCTGCTCGCGCCCGTCGAGCTCGCGGTCGTCGTCCTGACCCCGCTCGCCGCGTTCGAGGCGACGTCGCTGCTGCCGGCCGCCGCGATCCAGGTGCAGCGCTCGCGGGCGGCCGCCGCGCGCATCCTCGCGCTGCTGGACGACGCGTCCGCCGACCCGGTGCGTGCGTCGGACGCAGCCCCGCGGGACGACGTCGCACCGCGACCGCACGCGCCGGCCCGGACCGCGTCCGCCGACGGGACCCCGGACCGCGCCGCCGCGCGCCGCGCGGTGCTGCGCGCCGACGCCGTCTCGTGCGCGTGGCCTCACGGTGCAGCGGTCGTCCGCGGCCTGGACCTCGAGCTGCGCGCGGGCCGGTCGGTCGCGGTCGTCGGACCGAGCGGGGCGGGCAAGACCACGACGCTGCTCACGCTCGCCGGGCTGCTGCCGCCGGCCGCGGGGGCCGTCCGGCTCGACGGCGCCGACGTCGCCGCGCTCGCGCGGGAGGACGTCGCCGCGGCCGTGGTCGCCGTGACCGAGGACGCGCACGTGTTCGGCACGACCGTGCTGGAGAACCTGCGCGTGGCACGCGGCGACGTGACGCCCGACGAGGCCCGCGCGACGCTCGACCGCGTCGGCCTCGGCGCGTGGCTCACGAGCCTGCCCGACGGGCTCGACACGCTCGTGGGCCCCGACGCGCGCAACGTCTCGGGCGGCGAGCGCCGCCGGCTCCTGCTCGCGCGTGCGCTGCTCGCGCCCGCTCCCCTGCTCCTCGTGGACGAGCCCGCCGAGCACCTCGACGCGGCCACCGCGGACCGGCTCGTCGGGACGCTGCTCGACGAGGCGCGCGGCGGCCGACGCGGCGTGCTGCTCGTGACGCACCGCGTGTCCGCGCTCGCCGCGGCCGACGAGGTGCTGTGGCTCGAGGACGGCGCGGTCGCGGCGCGCGGCACCCACGACGGCCTGCTCGCGCGCGTCCCGGGCTACCGTGTGGCCCTGGACAGCGAGCAGGGCGACGCCGGGGAGGGCGACGGTGCGCGATCCCGCGTGGGGCAGGTCGGCGGCGCGACGCATGGCTGA
- the cydD gene encoding thiol reductant ABC exporter subunit CydD: MRPLDPRLLRYARSARGYVALTAGLGVLTAALVVAQALLLARALGRAVHDGADLDTIAPLVAGLAAVVAARVLVTGLQERYAHRAASRAVGELRDAVVERAVDLGPRHLAAGHGPALVTLVTRGLDALEPYFVRYLPQLVLATTVTPGTLLVVLGLDWISAAILVGTIPLVPIFMVLVGRLTQGRSERGLATMQRLGAQVLDLLAGLPTLQALGRERGPAARVRALGDAHRRATMGTLRIAFLSGMVLELLTTLSVALVAVGIGLRLVEGHLDLVTGLAVLVLAPEVFLPLRQVGAQYHAAVDGVAAAEQAFALLDEPRPARGSLPAPDLATATLRLDAVGVATADGLAPAGLDLVVRPGTVVALTGPSGAGKSTAVDVLLGLVPPDEGRVLLDAPGGVLDLADIDRDTFWSQVTWLPQRPVLEPGTLAEVVGGDDASRARAAALTGLDAVVATLPGGWGTTLGRGGVGLSVGQRQRVALTRALLSPAPLVVLDEPTAHLDASGERVVLDTVRALRDEGRTVLLVAHRASLAACADVVVPVRSTAGQVAA, from the coding sequence GTGCGCCCGCTCGACCCCCGGCTGCTGCGGTACGCGCGCAGCGCACGCGGCTACGTCGCGCTGACCGCGGGCCTCGGGGTCCTCACCGCGGCGCTCGTCGTCGCGCAGGCGCTGCTGCTCGCGCGGGCGCTCGGACGGGCGGTGCACGACGGTGCCGACCTCGACACGATCGCCCCGCTCGTCGCCGGCCTCGCGGCCGTCGTCGCCGCACGTGTGCTCGTCACCGGGCTGCAGGAGCGGTACGCGCACCGCGCCGCGAGCCGGGCCGTCGGCGAGCTGCGCGACGCGGTCGTCGAGCGCGCCGTCGACCTCGGCCCGCGCCACCTCGCCGCCGGGCACGGACCGGCGCTCGTCACGCTGGTCACGCGCGGGCTCGACGCGCTCGAGCCGTACTTCGTGCGGTACCTGCCGCAGCTCGTGCTCGCCACGACGGTCACGCCCGGCACGCTGCTCGTCGTCCTCGGCCTCGACTGGATCTCGGCCGCGATCCTCGTCGGCACGATCCCGCTGGTCCCGATCTTCATGGTGCTCGTCGGGCGACTCACGCAGGGCCGCTCCGAGCGCGGGCTGGCCACGATGCAGCGGCTCGGCGCGCAGGTGCTCGACCTGCTGGCGGGCCTGCCGACGCTGCAGGCGCTCGGTCGCGAGCGCGGCCCCGCGGCCCGCGTCCGGGCGCTCGGCGACGCGCACCGCCGCGCCACGATGGGCACGCTGCGCATCGCGTTCCTCTCGGGCATGGTGCTCGAGCTGCTCACGACGCTGTCGGTCGCGCTCGTCGCCGTCGGGATCGGCCTGCGGCTCGTCGAGGGGCACCTCGACCTCGTGACGGGTCTCGCGGTGCTGGTGCTGGCGCCCGAGGTGTTCCTGCCGCTGCGGCAGGTCGGCGCGCAGTACCACGCGGCCGTCGACGGCGTCGCGGCCGCCGAGCAGGCGTTCGCGCTGCTGGACGAGCCCCGCCCCGCGCGTGGGTCGCTCCCCGCGCCCGATCTCGCGACCGCGACGCTGCGGCTCGACGCCGTCGGCGTCGCCACGGCCGACGGGCTCGCACCCGCGGGCCTGGACCTCGTGGTGCGCCCCGGCACGGTCGTCGCGCTCACCGGCCCGAGCGGCGCGGGCAAGTCCACCGCCGTCGACGTCCTGCTGGGCCTCGTGCCGCCCGACGAGGGCCGCGTCCTGCTCGACGCGCCCGGCGGCGTGCTCGACCTCGCCGACATCGACCGCGACACCTTCTGGTCGCAGGTCACGTGGCTCCCGCAGCGCCCCGTCCTCGAGCCCGGCACGCTCGCCGAGGTCGTGGGCGGCGACGACGCGTCCCGCGCACGCGCCGCGGCGCTCACCGGGCTGGACGCCGTCGTCGCGACGCTCCCCGGCGGCTGGGGCACGACCCTCGGGCGCGGCGGCGTCGGGCTGAGCGTCGGGCAGCGCCAGCGGGTCGCGCTCACGCGCGCGCTCCTGTCCCCCGCACCCCTCGTCGTGCTCGACGAGCCGACCGCTCACCTCGACGCGTCCGGCGAGCGGGTCGTGCTCGACACCGTCCGGGCGCTGCGCGACGAGGGCCGGACGGTCCTGCTCGTCGCGCACCGGGCGTCCCTCGCGGCGTGCGCCGACGTCGTCGTGCCCGTGCGGTCCACGGCCGGACAGGTGGCCGCGTGA
- the cydB gene encoding cytochrome d ubiquinol oxidase subunit II — protein MELSTVWFLLIAVLWTGYLVLEGFDFGVGMLLGILNRGDRAAKDRDRRVMINTIGPVWDGNEVWLLTAGGATFAAFPEWYATLFSGFYLPLLLILLALIVRVVAFEWRGKIDDDRWRAWADRALIVGSWVPAVLWGVAFANLVRGVELDADHQYVGGFFALLNPFALLGGALTALVFLTHGAVFLALKSDGDVRARAGAFAARSSVATLAVGAVWAIWAQLAHSVAWTWVAVAVAALALVALVLATRARREGQAFVASAVAIVAVVVLIFGSMYPDVMPALDPANSLTVDNASSTDYTLTVMTWVAVFLTPLVLLYQGWTYWVFRKRISGQHIPAHTGLTFTRSREQVPASVGAGREDDVPAGDAEPR, from the coding sequence ATGGAGCTGTCGACCGTCTGGTTCCTGCTCATCGCCGTGCTCTGGACCGGCTACCTCGTGCTCGAGGGGTTCGACTTCGGCGTCGGGATGCTGCTGGGCATCCTGAACCGGGGCGACCGTGCGGCGAAGGACCGCGACCGCCGCGTCATGATCAACACCATCGGCCCCGTCTGGGACGGCAACGAGGTGTGGCTGCTCACCGCGGGCGGCGCGACCTTCGCGGCGTTCCCCGAGTGGTACGCGACGCTGTTCTCGGGCTTCTACCTGCCGCTGCTGCTCATCCTGCTCGCGCTCATCGTGCGCGTCGTCGCGTTCGAGTGGCGCGGCAAGATCGACGACGACCGGTGGCGCGCCTGGGCCGACCGCGCGCTCATCGTCGGGTCCTGGGTCCCGGCCGTGCTGTGGGGCGTCGCGTTCGCCAACCTCGTGCGCGGCGTCGAGCTCGACGCCGACCACCAGTACGTCGGCGGGTTCTTCGCGCTGCTCAACCCGTTCGCGCTGCTCGGCGGCGCGCTCACCGCGCTCGTCTTCCTCACGCACGGCGCCGTGTTCCTCGCGCTCAAGTCCGACGGCGACGTCCGGGCCCGGGCCGGCGCGTTCGCCGCGCGGTCGTCCGTCGCGACGCTCGCCGTCGGGGCCGTGTGGGCGATCTGGGCGCAGCTCGCCCACTCGGTCGCGTGGACGTGGGTCGCGGTGGCCGTCGCCGCGCTCGCGCTCGTCGCGCTGGTGCTCGCCACCCGGGCGCGGCGCGAGGGGCAGGCATTCGTCGCGTCCGCCGTCGCGATCGTCGCGGTCGTCGTGCTGATCTTCGGGTCGATGTACCCCGACGTGATGCCCGCGCTCGACCCGGCGAACTCGCTCACCGTCGACAACGCGTCGTCCACCGACTACACGCTCACCGTGATGACGTGGGTCGCCGTGTTCCTCACGCCGCTCGTGCTGCTCTACCAGGGCTGGACGTACTGGGTGTTCCGCAAGCGCATCAGCGGCCAGCACATCCCCGCACACACGGGCCTGACGTTCACGAGGAGCCGCGAGCAGGTCCCGGCGTCGGTCGGCGCCGGGCGCGAGGACGACGTGCCGGCCGGCGACGCGGAGCCGCGCTGA
- a CDS encoding cytochrome ubiquinol oxidase subunit I yields the protein MDALDLARWQFGITTVYHFIFVPLTIGLAPLVAIMQTIWVRTGNERWLRLTKFFGKLLLINFAIGVATGIVQEFQFGMAWSEYSRFVGDVFGAPLAMEALAAFFVESTFLGLWIFGWDKLPKKIHLACIWAVAIATNLSAYFILAANSWMQHPVGSTYNPETGRAEMTDIGAVLTNNTLLAAFPHTISAAFLTAGTFVAGIAAWWMVKLVRANRADEARDVYRPAVTLGVITMLVGGIVVAVSGDAQAKLMYEQQPMKMSAAEAICQTTEGGAPFSILAIGDLTDSCEGVSHVIEIPGLTSFLAHGDFTTPLPGVEDLQAQYEEKFGFTGEDGEPISFQPNLAVTYWSFRLMIGFGAGSAALALVALWVTRKGRVTGNVWVSRLAVAALATPFLASAFGWIFTEMGRQPWVVAPNPNPSGVDGVWLLTARGVSTVTGPGTILTSLLAFTALYGVLAVIWFRLMHRYAIEGVAASEKDPSPDNPANRPDPDDESTDRPLSFAY from the coding sequence GTGGACGCCCTCGATCTCGCCCGCTGGCAGTTCGGCATCACGACCGTCTACCACTTCATCTTCGTGCCGCTGACGATCGGCCTGGCGCCCCTCGTCGCGATCATGCAGACGATCTGGGTCCGCACGGGGAACGAGCGGTGGCTGCGGCTCACCAAGTTCTTCGGCAAGCTCCTGCTGATCAACTTCGCGATCGGTGTCGCCACCGGCATCGTGCAGGAGTTCCAGTTCGGCATGGCGTGGTCGGAGTACTCGCGCTTCGTCGGCGACGTGTTCGGGGCGCCGCTCGCGATGGAGGCGCTCGCCGCGTTCTTCGTCGAGTCGACGTTCCTCGGGCTGTGGATCTTCGGCTGGGACAAGCTGCCCAAGAAGATCCACCTGGCCTGCATCTGGGCCGTCGCGATCGCGACCAACCTGTCCGCGTACTTCATCCTCGCCGCGAACTCCTGGATGCAGCACCCCGTCGGGTCGACGTACAACCCGGAGACGGGCCGCGCGGAGATGACGGACATCGGCGCCGTCCTCACCAACAACACGCTGCTCGCCGCGTTCCCGCACACCATCAGCGCCGCGTTCCTCACCGCGGGCACGTTCGTCGCGGGCATCGCCGCCTGGTGGATGGTCAAGCTGGTCCGGGCGAACCGTGCGGACGAGGCGCGCGACGTCTACCGGCCCGCCGTCACGCTCGGCGTCATCACCATGCTCGTGGGCGGCATCGTCGTGGCCGTGAGCGGCGACGCGCAGGCCAAGCTCATGTACGAGCAGCAGCCGATGAAGATGTCGGCGGCCGAGGCGATCTGCCAGACGACCGAGGGCGGCGCGCCGTTCTCGATCCTCGCGATCGGCGACCTCACCGACTCCTGCGAGGGCGTCTCGCACGTCATCGAGATCCCCGGCCTGACCTCGTTCCTCGCGCACGGCGACTTCACGACGCCGCTGCCGGGCGTCGAGGACCTGCAGGCGCAGTACGAGGAGAAGTTCGGGTTCACCGGCGAGGACGGCGAGCCGATCTCCTTCCAGCCGAACCTCGCGGTGACCTACTGGTCGTTCCGCCTGATGATCGGCTTCGGTGCCGGGTCCGCCGCGCTCGCGCTCGTCGCCCTCTGGGTCACGCGCAAGGGCCGCGTCACGGGGAACGTGTGGGTCTCCCGCCTCGCGGTCGCGGCGCTCGCGACCCCGTTCCTCGCGTCGGCGTTCGGCTGGATCTTCACCGAGATGGGCCGCCAGCCGTGGGTCGTCGCGCCCAACCCGAACCCGTCGGGGGTCGACGGCGTGTGGCTGCTCACCGCGCGCGGTGTCTCGACCGTCACCGGCCCCGGCACGATCCTCACCTCGCTGCTCGCGTTCACGGCGCTCTACGGCGTGCTCGCCGTGATCTGGTTCAGGCTCATGCACCGGTACGCGATCGAGGGCGTCGCCGCGAGCGAGAAGGACCCGAGCCCCGACAACCCCGCCAACCGACCGGACCCGGACGACGAGTCGACCGACCGTCCGCTGTCCTTCGCGTACTGA
- a CDS encoding Rne/Rng family ribonuclease, giving the protein MTPENTPETADATTPTGGEAAPATRRRRATRTTAAAPVVEPSADAPVDGAPAPEPVAGTAAPEVAAATDAPAEAPATKPRRSRRVTRTVTPTAEPASDDTPAAQPTPDATAQTAARAEAAASPAEPSTAEQPAAEQAVTEPAETKKPARRRRAAARPAAAPEPAAAATPAEPVAAADEAPEADEEVEETAAEADTAQDPAAAPALDVLAALADVRPEPQAPTSPRLATTALLFQAPDPSAARPRRRRAQASAGSPEEISEAARRAEREAAEAAEAAAAADTEQDADPTEGVAGAPEAAQAERPARRRGRRGRNAPPPVEDADVVEEDADAVAPSDEVDAEDRSDAQAADERAADDEAADEQGADDQGEGGQRRRRRRGGRGRRNRGESAEQDQDATSDADAEDAEPQDADADTDDADADGEQGGSSRRRRRRRRGSRGDAGEPERPSRRSASDEVTALRGSTRLEAKRQRRREGRDAGRRRQIITEAEFLARRESVERTMVVRERAGRTQIAVLEDGVLVEHYVSNQAQTSMVGNVYLGRVQNVLPSMEAAFVDVGKGRNAVLYAGEVNWDAAGLEGQPRRIEQALKSGDSVLVQVTKDPIGHKGARLTSQVTLAGRYLVFVPGGGMTGISRKLPDTERNRLKKILREVVPDSAGVIVRTAAEGASEEELRADVARLQGQWEAIEKKAKTASAPALLQGEPDMAIRVVRDIFNDDFSALVVQGDDAWSTISSYIDELAPDLAQKVSKWTGTQDVFTVHRVDEQLAKGMDRKVWLPSGGSLVIDRTEAMTVVDVNTGKFTGSGGTLEETVTRNNLEAAEEIVRQLRLRDIGGIIVIDFIDMVLESNRDLVLRRLVECLGRDRTKHQVAEVTSLGLVQMTRKRVGQGLVEAFSETCEHCHGRGFIVHEEPVEKNGRPDAGATQAPAPAETGESKRSRRKRGGAKETAPAAPHPGVPVLPEAREAVKATLATIAAAAAHAHEHHGHHEGDVAAHDDVATTVDDVASDGGAPAVLEETVAVRESVLVVEDAVEELAAAETAPGVDAPADQPVLDVLAALAASGVAPASPAEAPVDGEPAAEPVDEPLELTPVSPDLFEDAADDEEPAEAPHD; this is encoded by the coding sequence GTGACCCCCGAGAACACCCCCGAGACCGCAGACGCCACGACGCCGACCGGGGGTGAGGCCGCGCCGGCGACGCGCCGCCGCCGGGCGACGCGCACGACCGCCGCCGCACCCGTCGTCGAGCCGTCGGCCGACGCCCCGGTCGACGGTGCGCCGGCCCCCGAGCCCGTCGCCGGCACCGCTGCGCCCGAGGTCGCCGCCGCCACCGACGCCCCCGCCGAGGCGCCCGCCACCAAGCCCCGCCGCTCGCGCCGCGTGACGCGCACCGTCACGCCGACCGCCGAGCCCGCCTCCGACGACACACCTGCCGCGCAGCCGACGCCGGACGCCACCGCGCAGACCGCCGCCCGCGCCGAGGCCGCCGCCTCGCCGGCCGAGCCGTCGACCGCCGAGCAGCCCGCCGCCGAGCAGGCCGTCACCGAGCCCGCGGAGACCAAGAAGCCCGCGCGTCGTCGCCGCGCCGCGGCCCGACCCGCCGCCGCCCCCGAGCCCGCTGCCGCGGCCACGCCCGCCGAGCCCGTGGCCGCCGCCGACGAGGCGCCGGAGGCGGACGAGGAGGTCGAGGAGACCGCCGCGGAGGCCGACACCGCGCAGGACCCGGCCGCCGCACCCGCGCTCGACGTCCTCGCCGCGCTCGCGGACGTCCGCCCGGAGCCGCAGGCGCCCACGAGCCCCCGGCTCGCGACGACCGCGCTGCTCTTCCAGGCGCCCGACCCGTCCGCGGCGCGCCCGCGCCGGCGCCGGGCGCAGGCGAGCGCCGGGTCGCCCGAGGAGATCTCCGAGGCGGCGCGTCGCGCCGAGCGCGAGGCCGCGGAGGCCGCCGAGGCCGCAGCGGCCGCCGACACCGAGCAGGACGCCGACCCGACCGAGGGTGTCGCCGGGGCGCCCGAGGCCGCGCAGGCCGAGCGTCCGGCCCGCCGCCGCGGACGTCGCGGCCGCAACGCCCCGCCGCCCGTCGAGGACGCCGACGTGGTCGAGGAGGACGCCGACGCCGTCGCGCCGTCCGACGAGGTCGACGCCGAGGACCGGTCGGACGCGCAGGCCGCCGACGAGCGGGCCGCCGACGACGAGGCTGCCGACGAGCAGGGCGCCGACGACCAGGGCGAGGGCGGGCAGCGCCGTCGCCGTCGCCGGGGTGGCCGGGGCCGTCGCAACCGCGGCGAGTCCGCCGAGCAGGACCAGGACGCCACCTCCGACGCGGACGCCGAGGACGCCGAGCCGCAGGACGCCGACGCGGACACGGACGACGCGGACGCCGACGGCGAGCAGGGCGGGTCGAGCCGCCGCCGTCGCCGTCGCCGTCGGGGCAGCCGTGGCGACGCGGGCGAGCCCGAGCGCCCGTCGCGCCGCTCCGCGAGCGACGAGGTCACCGCGCTGCGCGGGTCGACCCGGCTCGAGGCCAAGCGCCAGCGCCGTCGTGAGGGTCGGGACGCGGGGCGCCGCCGCCAGATCATCACCGAGGCCGAGTTCCTCGCCCGACGCGAGTCGGTCGAGCGGACGATGGTCGTGCGCGAGCGCGCCGGCCGGACGCAGATCGCGGTGCTGGAGGACGGCGTCCTCGTCGAGCACTACGTGTCGAACCAGGCGCAGACGTCCATGGTCGGCAACGTCTACCTCGGTCGCGTGCAGAACGTGCTGCCGAGCATGGAGGCCGCGTTCGTCGACGTCGGCAAGGGCCGCAACGCCGTGCTCTACGCGGGCGAGGTCAACTGGGACGCCGCGGGGCTCGAGGGCCAGCCGCGCCGGATCGAGCAGGCGCTGAAGTCCGGCGACTCGGTGCTCGTGCAGGTCACGAAGGACCCGATCGGCCACAAGGGCGCGCGTCTCACGTCGCAGGTCACGCTCGCGGGCCGCTACCTCGTGTTCGTCCCCGGTGGCGGCATGACCGGCATCAGCCGCAAGCTGCCCGACACCGAGCGCAACCGGCTGAAGAAGATCCTGCGCGAGGTCGTCCCGGACTCGGCGGGCGTGATCGTCCGGACCGCGGCCGAGGGGGCCTCGGAGGAGGAGCTGCGCGCCGACGTCGCCCGCCTGCAGGGGCAGTGGGAGGCCATCGAGAAGAAGGCGAAGACCGCCTCGGCGCCCGCGCTGCTCCAGGGCGAGCCCGACATGGCGATCCGCGTCGTGCGCGACATCTTCAACGACGACTTCTCCGCGCTCGTCGTCCAGGGCGACGACGCGTGGTCGACGATCTCGTCGTACATCGACGAGCTCGCGCCGGACCTCGCGCAGAAGGTCTCGAAGTGGACGGGCACGCAGGACGTGTTCACGGTGCACCGCGTCGACGAGCAGCTCGCGAAGGGCATGGACCGCAAGGTCTGGCTCCCGTCGGGCGGCTCGCTCGTCATCGACCGGACCGAGGCGATGACGGTCGTCGACGTCAACACCGGCAAGTTCACGGGCTCGGGCGGCACGCTCGAGGAGACGGTGACGCGCAACAACCTGGAGGCTGCGGAGGAGATCGTCCGCCAGCTCCGGTTGCGAGACATCGGCGGGATCATCGTCATCGACTTCATCGACATGGTCCTGGAGTCGAACCGCGACCTCGTGCTGCGCCGCCTGGTCGAGTGCCTGGGCCGCGACCGCACGAAGCACCAGGTCGCGGAGGTCACGTCGCTCGGCCTCGTGCAGATGACCCGCAAGCGCGTGGGCCAGGGCCTCGTCGAGGCGTTCTCGGAGACGTGCGAGCACTGCCACGGCCGCGGCTTCATCGTGCACGAGGAGCCCGTCGAGAAGAACGGCCGCCCCGACGCGGGTGCGACGCAGGCGCCCGCGCCCGCGGAGACCGGCGAGTCGAAGCGGTCGCGCCGCAAGCGCGGCGGAGCGAAGGAGACCGCCCCGGCGGCGCCGCACCCCGGCGTCCCGGTCCTGCCGGAGGCCCGCGAGGCCGTCAAGGCGACGCTCGCCACGATCGCGGCAGCGGCCGCGCACGCGCACGAGCACCACGGCCACCACGAGGGTGACGTCGCCGCACACGACGACGTCGCGACCACCGTCGACGACGTCGCGTCGGACGGGGGCGCTCCGGCGGTCCTGGAGGAGACGGTCGCGGTGCGCGAGAGCGTGCTGGTCGTCGAGGACGCGGTCGAGGAGCTCGCGGCGGCGGAGACCGCGCCGGGCGTCGACGCCCCGGCCGACCAGCCGGTGCTCGACGTGCTCGCGGCGCTCGCGGCGAGCGGCGTCGCCCCGGCGTCGCCCGCCGAGGCACCGGTCGACGGCGAGCCGGCGGCCGAGCCCGTCGACGAGCCGCTCGAGCTGACACCGGTGTCGCCGGACCTCTTCGAGGACGCGGCCGACGACGAGGAGCCGGCCGAGGCGCCGCACGACTGA
- a CDS encoding YihY/virulence factor BrkB family protein, whose translation MSQDPSRSRSTTQAAPDPDDPRKPDSPGDIAKPSWKYVARKTFREFLADECTDQAAALTYYAVLAIAPALLAVVSVLGLVGDPEQTLNRVMDLVADLGAPDQAAETITPIVDAATSNSKAGLALVLGVLLALWSASGYVAAFGRGMNRVYEVEEGRPIWKLRPVILLITLVLVVIAVLVVVAMVLSGPVARTIGDAVGLSDTAVTVWNVLKWPVVVALVVVAIALLYHGTPNVRQPKFRWISVGATVALVVWAVASVVFGFYVTTFASYDATYGSLAGVVVFLLWLWISNLALLFGAELDAELERGRELQGGIAAEETIQLPARDTKASDKKAAKAAEDVRRGRELRMRASRTGNDDGAPGDGTHR comes from the coding sequence GTGTCCCAGGACCCGTCCCGCAGCCGCAGCACGACCCAGGCCGCCCCCGATCCCGACGACCCCCGCAAGCCCGACTCCCCCGGCGACATCGCCAAGCCGTCGTGGAAGTACGTGGCGCGCAAGACGTTCCGCGAGTTCCTCGCGGACGAGTGCACCGACCAGGCCGCCGCGCTCACCTACTACGCGGTGCTCGCGATCGCGCCCGCGCTGCTGGCCGTCGTCTCGGTGCTCGGCCTCGTCGGTGACCCCGAGCAGACCCTCAACCGCGTCATGGACCTCGTGGCCGACCTCGGCGCGCCCGACCAGGCGGCGGAGACCATCACGCCGATCGTCGACGCGGCGACGTCGAACTCGAAGGCGGGGCTCGCGCTCGTCCTCGGCGTGCTGCTCGCGCTGTGGTCCGCGTCCGGCTACGTCGCGGCGTTCGGGCGCGGCATGAACCGCGTGTACGAGGTCGAGGAGGGCCGGCCGATCTGGAAGCTGCGCCCGGTCATCCTGCTCATCACGCTCGTGCTCGTGGTCATCGCGGTGCTCGTCGTCGTGGCCATGGTGCTGTCCGGACCGGTCGCGCGGACCATCGGCGACGCCGTCGGGCTCAGCGACACCGCGGTGACCGTCTGGAACGTGCTCAAGTGGCCCGTCGTGGTCGCGCTCGTCGTCGTCGCGATCGCGCTGCTCTACCACGGCACGCCCAACGTCCGGCAGCCGAAGTTCCGCTGGATCAGCGTCGGCGCGACCGTCGCGCTGGTCGTGTGGGCCGTCGCGTCCGTCGTGTTCGGCTTCTACGTCACGACGTTCGCGTCGTACGACGCGACGTACGGCTCGCTCGCCGGCGTCGTCGTCTTCCTGCTGTGGCTGTGGATCAGCAACCTCGCGCTGCTGTTCGGCGCGGAGCTCGACGCCGAGCTCGAGCGCGGCCGCGAGCTCCAGGGCGGCATCGCGGCCGAGGAGACGATCCAGCTGCCCGCGCGCGACACCAAGGCGAGCGACAAGAAGGCGGCGAAGGCCGCCGAGGACGTCCGTCGCGGCCGCGAGCTGCGGATGCGGGCGAGCCGGACCGGGAACGACGACGGCGCCCCGGGCGACGGCACGCACCGCTGA